Proteins encoded by one window of Rhodobacteraceae bacterium IMCC1335:
- a CDS encoding SDR family oxidoreductase, translating into MADPKTLFDLSGRVACVTGASSGLGQQAASALAAAGAQVVGVARRAEALSEWAERIGPKAATLSADLSQRSQIKEIAAQIATPFGTPDILVHAAGINTREAADNVTDEGWDITLNLNLAAPFFLSQALVPDMKAKGWGRIVNFASLQTTRAFPGGVSYGASKAGIAQLTRAMAEAWSGFGINANAIGPGFFPTELTGPVFADAERAARNAAQTCIGRNGDLSDIDGPLLFLCSQASAYVTGQVLMVDGGYTAK; encoded by the coding sequence ATGGCTGATCCAAAAACACTTTTTGATCTGTCGGGGCGCGTTGCCTGCGTCACCGGGGCCAGTTCTGGCCTCGGACAACAGGCAGCCTCGGCTTTGGCTGCTGCTGGCGCGCAGGTTGTTGGCGTGGCGCGGCGCGCAGAAGCGCTTTCGGAATGGGCCGAGCGTATCGGGCCAAAAGCCGCCACCCTGTCTGCCGACCTGTCTCAGCGCAGCCAGATAAAAGAGATCGCCGCTCAAATCGCCACCCCATTCGGCACGCCCGATATTCTGGTTCATGCAGCCGGAATAAACACCCGCGAAGCCGCTGATAACGTAACCGATGAAGGCTGGGACATAACGCTTAACCTCAATCTTGCTGCGCCGTTTTTCCTAAGTCAGGCGCTTGTGCCGGATATGAAAGCCAAAGGCTGGGGCCGGATCGTAAATTTCGCATCGCTTCAAACCACGCGCGCGTTTCCCGGCGGGGTCAGCTACGGCGCCTCGAAAGCCGGCATCGCACAATTGACACGCGCGATGGCAGAGGCTTGGTCGGGCTTTGGGATTAACGCCAATGCGATTGGGCCCGGGTTCTTCCCAACCGAGCTTACAGGGCCGGTTTTTGCGGATGCCGAGCGCGCTGCCCGCAATGCCGCCCAAACCTGCATCGGCCGTAATGGAGATTTGTCAGACATAGACGGCCCCCTTTTGTTTCTATGCTCACAGGCCTCTGCCTATGTGACGGGGCAGGTTCTGATGGTCGATGGCGGCTATACCGCGAAATAA
- a CDS encoding carbohydrate kinase, translating to MSLSLGIDVGTSGVRTAVLTAQGDVLPMARTDHVAQNKDYIDADGWWRAVQTCILRQIEILWAEGFSPLDITGIAVDGTSGTMVLTDINLRPVTRAMMYNSSGFDTEAAMIARFAPDLHITRGSASALARAMRLAAEDVDHAACHLLHQADFIAAKLMGQGGLSDHNNALKTGFDPETEMWPDWIEACKLNPSLLPEVRPVGAQLAAINPQVATELGLSRSVTIHAGTTDSIAAFLACAPLQEGAAVTSLGTTLAVKLLSPNRIDDPEIGLYSHRLGTVWLVGGASNTGGGVLLDHFSTDQISTICKRIDPTKPTGLGFYPLSKPGERFPIKDPDFVGRLSPRPKDDVIFLQAMLEGIAAVEARCYREIEVRGGGAPHQLFTAGGGAQNAVWTALREIELGMDITAATRSEAAIGCAKLAQI from the coding sequence ATGAGCCTCAGCTTGGGGATAGATGTGGGTACATCGGGCGTACGCACTGCGGTTTTGACTGCCCAAGGTGATGTTTTGCCCATGGCGCGCACGGATCATGTGGCGCAAAACAAAGATTATATTGATGCGGATGGGTGGTGGCGTGCTGTCCAAACGTGCATTTTGCGGCAGATAGAGATTTTATGGGCTGAAGGGTTCTCACCGCTTGATATCACCGGGATTGCCGTCGATGGCACTTCTGGCACTATGGTTCTTACCGACATAAATTTGCGGCCCGTGACCCGCGCGATGATGTATAACTCAAGTGGGTTCGATACCGAGGCAGCGATGATCGCCCGCTTTGCGCCTGATTTGCATATCACGCGTGGGTCTGCTTCTGCGCTGGCCCGCGCCATGCGTCTGGCCGCAGAGGATGTCGATCACGCCGCCTGCCACCTGTTGCATCAGGCGGATTTTATTGCGGCAAAGCTGATGGGGCAGGGCGGGCTCTCTGATCATAACAACGCGCTTAAAACCGGGTTTGACCCTGAAACAGAAATGTGGCCAGACTGGATTGAGGCGTGCAAGCTCAATCCCTCCTTGCTGCCAGAGGTCAGGCCAGTTGGTGCACAATTGGCAGCAATCAACCCACAAGTGGCCACAGAATTGGGATTGTCGCGCAGTGTAACCATTCATGCCGGTACCACCGACAGCATTGCCGCTTTTCTGGCTTGCGCCCCCCTGCAAGAAGGCGCAGCCGTAACGTCGTTGGGCACCACCTTGGCGGTGAAGTTGCTCAGTCCCAACCGAATAGATGATCCTGAGATTGGGCTTTATTCCCATCGCTTGGGCACTGTATGGCTGGTAGGCGGAGCGTCTAACACCGGCGGGGGTGTTTTACTTGATCACTTTTCAACAGACCAAATTTCAACCATCTGCAAGCGGATTGACCCCACCAAGCCAACGGGCTTGGGTTTTTATCCCCTTTCTAAGCCGGGCGAACGCTTTCCCATTAAAGATCCAGATTTTGTAGGTCGCCTGTCACCGAGGCCAAAAGATGACGTGATATTTTTACAAGCTATGCTGGAGGGAATAGCGGCGGTCGAAGCGCGGTGCTACCGTGAAATCGAAGTCAGAGGCGGTGGGGCACCACACCAGTTGTTTACTGCAGGTGGTGGCGCTCAAAACGCAGTTTGGACAGCCTTGCGAGAAATAGAGTTGGGGATGGATATTACCGCCGCTACGCGGTCAGAGGCTGCCATTGGATGTGCAAAATTGGCGCAGATTTAG
- a CDS encoding C4-dicarboxylate ABC transporter, which translates to MKLSNENKNLKSATRRNFLKLAGSGSFTAAMVAGAAGTLWSTEAAAQTASEERDREKAADHVMTIATAYVLGATRSYPIMQLDLKENIQNATSGKVYVKLAPGGQLGAGGALAQKVQSGTIQAAQHSLSNFAPFASTVDLINMPYLCGSNQRFTNLVHSDTWAKAVNPNVEAAGFKALFYVNIDPRVVAVRKGGAGAVMTPGDLSGVKFRVPGSAMLQQYCRLVGANPTPVAWGETPSAIKQGVADALDPSVGALYVFGFKDILSHVTFTQAVPDSQVYSCNLEWFNSMPADVQDGIMEAAEITRHQNLSKVPSARNYAMAELRKSGVQFHSLSEDQLGEWQSVGGYQNAAWDSFKVELAGSMDTFAKLEEAAGTQGRYYVHDA; encoded by the coding sequence ATGAAATTGAGTAACGAGAACAAAAATCTGAAATCAGCAACACGCCGGAATTTCCTGAAACTAGCGGGCTCAGGCAGCTTCACAGCCGCAATGGTTGCAGGCGCAGCGGGAACGCTTTGGTCAACTGAGGCCGCAGCTCAGACGGCGAGCGAAGAAAGAGATCGCGAAAAAGCCGCCGATCACGTGATGACAATTGCAACAGCCTACGTTCTGGGCGCGACGCGCAGCTACCCAATCATGCAATTGGACCTTAAAGAAAACATCCAAAACGCCACAAGCGGCAAAGTCTATGTCAAATTGGCCCCCGGCGGCCAGTTGGGCGCAGGTGGGGCGTTGGCCCAAAAGGTACAATCAGGTACCATCCAAGCTGCGCAGCATTCTTTATCAAATTTTGCCCCTTTCGCATCAACCGTTGACTTGATCAACATGCCCTATCTCTGTGGTTCAAACCAGCGCTTCACAAACCTGGTACATTCTGACACTTGGGCAAAAGCGGTAAACCCAAATGTCGAAGCGGCGGGTTTTAAAGCCTTGTTCTATGTCAATATTGACCCGCGTGTGGTTGCGGTTCGCAAAGGTGGTGCAGGCGCTGTGATGACACCTGGCGATTTGTCTGGCGTAAAATTCCGTGTACCAGGCTCAGCAATGTTGCAGCAATATTGCCGCTTGGTCGGTGCGAACCCAACACCTGTAGCATGGGGTGAAACGCCCTCAGCGATCAAACAAGGCGTTGCGGACGCGCTCGACCCATCCGTTGGCGCGCTGTATGTGTTTGGCTTCAAAGACATTTTAAGCCATGTAACTTTCACGCAGGCGGTTCCAGATTCGCAGGTGTATTCTTGTAACCTTGAATGGTTCAACTCTATGCCGGCAGATGTTCAAGACGGCATTATGGAAGCGGCGGAAATCACCCGTCATCAGAACCTTTCAAAAGTACCTTCAGCGCGCAATTACGCCATGGCTGAGCTGCGCAAATCGGGCGTTCAGTTCCACTCATTAAGCGAGGATCAACTGGGTGAGTGGCAATCTGTTGGCGGCTATCAGAATGCGGCATGGGACAGCTTCAAAGTTGAGCTGGCCGGCTCAATGGATACATTCGCAAAGCTCGAAGAAGCAGCCGGCACGCAAGGCCGGTACTACGTACACGACGCATAA
- the hisD gene encoding histidinol dehydrogenase: protein MARDYLKKATLTAQSDASNVHDIVRGILNDIEDGGDAKALDYAQKFDKYDGNVILTQEEIDAACELVPQKLKEDIQFAHENVRRFAEAQKATVSDVEHEVVPGLIVGQKAIPVDAAGCYVPGGRYSHIASAIMTVTTAKVAGCNHIMATSPPRPGVGVAPAIIYAAHICGADTIMALGGVQGIAAMTFGLFGLPKANILVGPGNQFVAEAKRILFGRVCIDMIAGPTDSLILADKSADPHIVATDLVSQAEHGYNSPVWLVTDSKDLAEDVMNRIPKLINDLPELNRDNALAAWRDYAEVIVCADREEMAATSDEYAPEHLTVQAEDLDWWRGRLSCYGSLFLGEETTVSYGDKASGTNHVLPTSGAAAYTGGLSVHKYMKIVTWQQATREGSKRVAQATARISRLEGMEGHARAADVRLAKYFPGENFDLSANG, encoded by the coding sequence ATGGCACGAGACTACCTTAAAAAAGCAACGCTTACCGCACAATCCGATGCGTCCAACGTCCATGATATTGTTCGAGGGATATTGAACGATATTGAAGACGGCGGCGATGCAAAAGCGCTCGATTACGCGCAAAAATTTGATAAATATGATGGCAATGTTATCCTCACGCAAGAAGAAATTGATGCTGCCTGCGAATTGGTGCCACAAAAGCTGAAAGAAGATATTCAATTCGCCCATGAGAATGTGCGCCGGTTTGCTGAGGCGCAAAAAGCCACGGTAAGCGATGTTGAACATGAAGTTGTTCCAGGATTGATTGTGGGCCAAAAAGCCATTCCGGTTGACGCGGCGGGTTGTTACGTGCCTGGCGGCCGTTACAGCCATATTGCCAGCGCAATCATGACGGTGACAACGGCGAAAGTGGCGGGCTGCAATCATATTATGGCCACCTCCCCTCCCCGGCCGGGCGTTGGTGTCGCGCCTGCGATTATTTACGCCGCCCATATCTGTGGGGCCGATACGATTATGGCATTAGGCGGCGTTCAAGGCATTGCTGCGATGACATTCGGGCTGTTTGGATTGCCCAAAGCCAATATTCTGGTCGGGCCAGGCAATCAATTTGTAGCCGAGGCAAAACGCATTCTCTTTGGCCGCGTTTGTATTGATATGATCGCAGGGCCAACAGACAGTTTGATTCTGGCAGATAAATCCGCCGACCCGCATATCGTCGCGACCGATTTGGTTAGCCAAGCCGAACACGGCTATAACTCACCCGTCTGGTTGGTGACAGATAGCAAAGACTTGGCTGAGGACGTGATGAACCGAATTCCAAAGCTGATCAATGATCTTCCAGAATTGAACCGGGATAATGCGCTTGCCGCATGGCGCGATTACGCAGAGGTCATCGTGTGCGCAGACCGCGAAGAAATGGCCGCCACCTCGGATGAATACGCCCCCGAGCATTTGACCGTACAGGCCGAGGATCTAGATTGGTGGCGCGGCCGCTTAAGCTGCTATGGATCTTTGTTCTTGGGCGAAGAAACAACCGTCTCTTATGGCGATAAAGCATCGGGCACCAACCATGTGCTGCCAACATCGGGCGCGGCCGCTTATACTGGTGGATTATCGGTTCATAAATATATGAAAATCGTTACCTGGCAGCAGGCCACGCGCGAGGGCTCAAAACGGGTTGCGCAAGCCACCGCGCGGATTTCTCGGCTGGAAGGCATGGAAGGTCACGCCCGCGCCGCCGACGTGCGGCTTGCAAAATATTTTCCCGGGGAAAACTTTGATCTGAGCGCAAATGGCTGA
- a CDS encoding TRAP transporter large permease subunit, translated as MLFNTLNQAVELGWDFYLPVIIFVVLAALALPVWASIGVAAITMLLMSGDLPLALVGESLFDGIDAFALTAVTLFILTGDVLVRTGLSRKFLNVAEAVTQFAKGGFGSATVLVCGMFAAISGSDAAGAAAVGRMTIDRLVESGYPRPYACALVAAGACTGILIPPSIAYIIIGLVLGISASTLFLAALIPGLLILTAILITNLVVNRIYGYEGGGNLSAAEYFGNLIRALASGWYAFIVPGIIFYGIFSGRLTPTEAGATAVIVTIIIGFVLGTLKLSDFPNMLVSSAKVNGIILPIIAFSLPLAQALAIMGVPQGFVHSVTTLTDDPTLLILMMIGILIAAGCVMETTPNIVILAPILKPLADNIGMNEIQFCIMMITALGVGFITPPLGLNLFVVSGITGESILRIAWRAVPFVFFMLVVVLLIAFVPAISTTMLPDIYK; from the coding sequence ATGCTTTTCAATACTCTAAATCAAGCCGTTGAGCTGGGGTGGGATTTTTACTTACCTGTGATTATCTTCGTGGTTCTTGCTGCGCTGGCCTTGCCGGTCTGGGCCTCCATCGGTGTTGCTGCTATTACAATGCTGCTAATGTCGGGCGATTTACCCCTCGCATTGGTTGGCGAAAGCCTGTTTGATGGCATCGATGCCTTTGCTTTAACCGCGGTGACGCTGTTCATTCTAACCGGTGATGTTTTGGTAAGAACTGGCCTGTCTCGCAAATTTCTGAACGTGGCCGAAGCTGTTACGCAATTCGCCAAAGGCGGTTTTGGATCAGCAACCGTTCTTGTTTGCGGCATGTTTGCGGCGATTTCAGGCTCGGACGCCGCCGGCGCGGCCGCCGTGGGGCGGATGACCATCGATCGGTTGGTCGAAAGTGGGTATCCGCGTCCCTATGCCTGCGCTCTCGTTGCCGCCGGGGCTTGCACGGGGATCTTAATCCCGCCATCCATTGCCTATATCATTATTGGCTTGGTGCTGGGTATCTCCGCCTCAACCTTATTTTTGGCTGCCCTGATCCCCGGATTGCTGATCTTAACCGCCATCCTGATCACCAATCTCGTTGTCAACAGAATTTACGGATATGAAGGCGGTGGCAATCTCTCCGCGGCAGAATATTTCGGAAACCTTATCAGGGCGCTTGCCTCTGGATGGTACGCCTTCATTGTGCCCGGCATTATCTTTTATGGTATCTTTTCGGGAAGATTAACGCCCACAGAAGCTGGCGCAACCGCCGTGATCGTAACGATCATTATTGGCTTTGTTTTGGGCACGCTTAAATTATCTGATTTTCCCAACATGCTGGTCAGCTCTGCAAAAGTGAACGGAATTATTCTTCCGATTATCGCTTTTTCATTGCCCCTCGCACAGGCTTTGGCGATCATGGGCGTGCCACAAGGGTTTGTCCATTCTGTCACCACCCTTACGGATGATCCCACCCTATTAATTTTGATGATGATCGGCATTTTGATCGCTGCGGGATGTGTGATGGAAACAACCCCCAACATTGTGATCCTTGCGCCAATTTTGAAGCCATTGGCGGATAATATTGGCATGAACGAAATTCAGTTTTGCATCATGATGATTACAGCTTTGGGTGTCGGGTTCATCACGCCGCCTTTAGGGTTGAACTTATTCGTCGTTTCCGGGATTACCGGAGAGTCAATTCTGCGGATCGCTTGGCGCGCAGTCCCATTCGTATTTTTCATGCTTGTTGTGGTCCTGTTAATCGCTTTTGTACCTGCGATTTCAACAACAATGCTTCCAGATATCTATAAATAA
- a CDS encoding TRAP transporter small permease subunit — MLLLQRLNKDAEKWALLAFYVMLVMTMAVEVFRREIFAYSSIWGEEIVRYSFIYLAWIGAAAAVKDRAHIRIDVVMHYLSPSVKTLLYIFGDLVMFAVALIALYWSWETVHVSWKFGSVSHGLRVSMVWFLMAVPIGFFLVIVRLTQSLLRDLRSLRDGSPVYEGDKLFD; from the coding sequence ATGTTGTTACTTCAAAGGCTCAATAAAGACGCCGAGAAATGGGCACTTTTGGCCTTTTACGTCATGCTCGTTATGACCATGGCCGTTGAAGTGTTTCGCCGCGAGATCTTTGCCTATTCATCCATTTGGGGCGAAGAAATTGTGCGATATTCTTTTATCTATCTTGCCTGGATCGGTGCGGCCGCGGCCGTGAAAGACCGCGCGCATATCAGAATTGATGTGGTGATGCATTATTTGAGCCCTTCGGTGAAAACCCTGCTCTACATCTTTGGTGATCTGGTCATGTTTGCGGTCGCTTTGATCGCGTTATACTGGTCATGGGAAACCGTCCATGTCTCGTGGAAATTTGGCTCGGTAAGCCATGGCCTTCGGGTGTCGATGGTTTGGTTCCTGATGGCCGTGCCAATTGGGTTTTTTCTGGTAATCGTGCGATTGACGCAATCGCTCCTGCGCGATCTGCGCAGCCTTCGCGACGGGTCGCCCGTTTACGAAGGCGACAAGCTGTTTGACTGA